One Streptomyces sp. L2 genomic window carries:
- the iolB gene encoding 5-deoxy-glucuronate isomerase translates to MTTTHPHLPRGATANERYAVDIGPERAGWAHSSLRVVELAPGGTHTFATGDSEWIVLPLEGACTVRVDGTEEGQSPPPGEFQLRGRTSVFASATDFAYAPRDARVQIASGAGGRFALAGAKCERRLPARYGPAPEVPVEQRGSGNCARQVRGFAAADAFDCDKLIAVEVITPGGNWSSYPPHKHDEHRPGEESELEEIYYFEIEGPNGLGYQRVFPSREGGTDVLAEVRSGDAVLVPDGWHGPSIAQPGHAMYYLNVMAGPGKTREWRIRFHPDHTETTGGYR, encoded by the coding sequence ATGACCACCACCCACCCGCACCTGCCCCGCGGCGCCACCGCGAACGAGCGGTACGCCGTCGACATCGGCCCCGAACGGGCCGGCTGGGCCCACAGCAGCCTGCGCGTCGTGGAGTTGGCGCCCGGGGGTACTCATACGTTCGCCACCGGTGACAGCGAGTGGATCGTGCTTCCGCTCGAAGGCGCCTGTACCGTGCGAGTCGACGGAACGGAGGAAGGGCAGTCACCGCCGCCGGGAGAGTTCCAACTCCGGGGCCGCACCAGCGTGTTCGCGTCCGCGACCGACTTCGCGTACGCCCCCCGGGACGCCCGGGTCCAGATCGCCTCCGGCGCGGGAGGCCGCTTCGCCCTGGCAGGAGCGAAGTGCGAGCGACGACTCCCCGCCCGCTACGGCCCCGCGCCGGAGGTTCCCGTCGAGCAGCGCGGCAGCGGCAACTGCGCCCGTCAGGTGCGGGGCTTCGCCGCAGCCGACGCCTTCGACTGCGACAAGCTGATCGCCGTCGAGGTGATCACCCCCGGCGGCAACTGGTCCTCGTACCCGCCGCACAAGCACGACGAGCACCGGCCGGGCGAGGAGTCCGAGCTGGAGGAGATCTACTACTTTGAGATCGAGGGCCCGAACGGCCTCGGCTATCAGCGGGTGTTCCCGTCCCGAGAGGGCGGCACCGACGTCCTCGCGGAAGTCCGCTCCGGCGACGCGGTCCTCGTCCCCGACGGCTGGCACGGTCCGTCCATCGCCCAGCCCGGCCACGCCATGTACTACCTCAACGTCATGGCCGGGCCCGGGAAGACCCGGGAGTGGCGGATCCGCTTCCACCCCGACCACACCGAGACCACAGGGGGCTACCGATGA
- a CDS encoding APC family permease, translating into MTDTLRPVETGLPETPGSPKTLKRSIGVVGGTLLTLSCVTPASTLFVVVPDLFGSLGTATALTIAIGSLLCIAVAFCYSELGTLIPSAGGEYAMVSTMAGRLAGWLVFVLSLLVVMIVPPVIAMGTADYLAPLVHLDPAATGAGVMLLATLAGLLDLRANAWITGIFLVLEVIAAGVVALLGFTHSHRGAGSLVSMQVSGAHGHTDTVTAMLVISGLAIALFATQGFSTAVYLSEELENPRRNVARTVLATLAISSVVILVPVVAITMGASDIKELTNGDLSSMVTAWSNSAVGTFVSLCVALAIINAGIVMVIQNSRVLFASARDKAWPEPVNNVFSKLGRFGSPWVATLAVGVPGALLCFVNLDTLYGVTGVSVTGMYLLVAIAALLCRRGSHKHTPAWRMPLWPAMPILLIVVLTYILTQQEATYLWWTGGITAVATLYWALYLRPRRETRWLVSIPEDAQA; encoded by the coding sequence ATGACCGACACGCTCCGCCCTGTCGAGACCGGCCTCCCCGAGACCCCCGGCAGTCCCAAGACGCTCAAGCGCTCCATCGGCGTCGTCGGCGGCACCCTGCTCACGCTGTCCTGCGTCACCCCGGCCTCCACCCTCTTCGTGGTGGTCCCCGACCTGTTCGGCTCCCTCGGCACCGCGACCGCCCTCACGATCGCCATCGGCTCCCTCCTCTGTATCGCCGTGGCGTTCTGCTACTCGGAACTGGGCACCCTGATCCCCAGCGCCGGCGGCGAGTACGCCATGGTCTCCACGATGGCCGGGCGGCTCGCGGGCTGGCTGGTCTTCGTGCTCTCCCTGCTGGTCGTCATGATCGTGCCGCCGGTGATCGCGATGGGCACCGCCGACTACCTGGCGCCCCTCGTGCACCTCGACCCGGCGGCGACCGGCGCCGGCGTGATGCTGCTCGCCACCCTCGCCGGCCTGCTCGACCTGCGCGCCAACGCCTGGATCACCGGCATCTTCCTGGTCCTGGAGGTCATCGCCGCCGGTGTCGTCGCCCTGCTGGGCTTCACGCACAGCCACCGCGGCGCCGGAAGCCTGGTCTCCATGCAGGTGAGCGGCGCGCACGGCCACACGGACACCGTGACCGCCATGCTCGTCATCTCCGGCCTCGCCATCGCCCTCTTCGCCACCCAGGGCTTCTCGACCGCCGTCTACCTCTCCGAGGAGCTGGAGAACCCGCGCCGCAACGTCGCCCGCACGGTCCTCGCCACCCTCGCGATCTCCTCCGTGGTCATCCTCGTGCCGGTCGTCGCCATCACCATGGGCGCCTCCGACATCAAGGAGCTGACCAACGGCGACCTCAGCTCCATGGTCACCGCCTGGTCCAACAGCGCCGTCGGCACGTTCGTCAGCCTCTGCGTGGCTCTCGCGATCATCAACGCGGGCATCGTCATGGTCATCCAGAACTCCCGCGTGCTGTTCGCCTCCGCCCGCGACAAGGCCTGGCCCGAGCCGGTCAACAACGTCTTCTCCAAGCTCGGCCGCTTCGGCTCCCCCTGGGTCGCCACCCTCGCCGTCGGCGTCCCCGGCGCGCTGCTCTGCTTCGTCAACCTGGACACCCTGTACGGCGTCACGGGCGTCTCGGTGACCGGCATGTACCTGCTGGTCGCGATCGCCGCCCTGCTGTGCCGCCGCGGCTCCCACAAGCACACGCCCGCCTGGCGGATGCCCCTGTGGCCCGCGATGCCGATCCTGCTGATCGTCGTCCTCACCTACATCCTCACCCAGCAGGAGGCCACCTACCTCTGGTGGACCGGCGGCATCACCGCGGTCGCCACCCTCTACTGGGCCCTCTACCTCCGCCCCCGCCGCGAAACCCGCTGGCTGGTCTCCATCCCGGAAGACGCCCAGGCGTAA
- the iolD gene encoding 3D-(3,5/4)-trihydroxycyclohexane-1,2-dione acylhydrolase (decyclizing), whose product MTIRLTVAQALLRFLTVQHTERDGERQRLISATWGIFGHGNVAGIGQALVEYAAEMPYHQGRNEQAMVHAAVGYARQSNRLSTHAVTTSIGPGATNLVTGAALATINHLPVLLLPGDVFATRPADPVLQQLEVPYAGDVSVNDTLRPVSRYFDRITRPEALIPGALQAMRVLTDPVETGAVTLALPQDVQAEAYDWPEEFFAPRVWTVRRPGADPAELAGAVRAVRAARRPLVIAGGGVHHSRAEQALAAFAGATGIPVASTQAGKGSLRHDHPQDVGGIGHTGTATADELARTADLVIGVGTRYTDFTTASGTLFQNPDVRFLNLNIAPHDGHKLAGLPLVADARSGLDRLTEALAAHGHRVADAYVGEYTEDKERWEQRVDACYEAGEPDVRPSQPQVLGALDAIVDDSDIIVNAAGSLPGDLHKLWRARSRDQYHLEYGYSCMGYEIPAAVGVKLAAPDRPVWALVGDGTYLMMPTEIVTAVQEGVAIKVLLVQNHGYASIGGLSESVGGERFGTAYRYTSADGTFTGAPLPVDLAANAASLGMRVLRAKTVGDLRAALAEARAADTPTCVYVETETSDTVSGAPEAQAWWDVPVAETATRSSAVKARELYERHVSTRRRHL is encoded by the coding sequence ATGACGATCCGGCTGACCGTCGCCCAGGCGCTGCTGCGCTTCCTCACCGTCCAGCACACCGAACGCGACGGCGAACGGCAGCGGCTGATCAGCGCCACCTGGGGCATCTTCGGGCACGGCAACGTCGCCGGAATCGGCCAGGCCCTCGTCGAGTACGCGGCCGAGATGCCGTACCACCAGGGCCGTAACGAACAGGCCATGGTGCACGCGGCGGTCGGCTACGCCCGCCAGTCCAACCGCCTGTCCACGCACGCGGTGACCACCTCCATCGGCCCCGGCGCCACCAACCTGGTCACCGGCGCCGCCCTGGCCACCATCAACCACCTCCCGGTCCTGCTGCTGCCCGGCGACGTGTTCGCGACCCGCCCCGCCGACCCGGTGCTCCAGCAGCTGGAGGTGCCGTACGCGGGCGACGTCTCCGTGAACGACACCCTGCGCCCGGTGTCGAGGTACTTCGACCGGATCACCCGCCCCGAGGCGCTGATCCCGGGCGCGCTCCAGGCGATGCGCGTGCTCACCGACCCCGTCGAGACCGGCGCCGTCACCCTCGCGCTCCCGCAGGACGTGCAGGCCGAGGCGTACGACTGGCCCGAGGAGTTCTTCGCGCCCCGCGTGTGGACCGTACGGCGGCCGGGCGCGGACCCCGCCGAACTCGCCGGGGCCGTCCGGGCGGTCCGGGCCGCCCGCCGCCCCCTCGTCATCGCCGGCGGCGGCGTCCACCACAGCCGCGCCGAACAGGCCCTCGCCGCGTTCGCCGGGGCCACCGGCATCCCGGTCGCCTCCACCCAGGCCGGCAAGGGCTCGCTGCGCCACGACCACCCCCAGGACGTCGGCGGCATCGGCCACACCGGCACCGCCACCGCCGACGAGCTGGCCCGCACCGCCGACCTGGTGATCGGCGTCGGCACCCGCTACACCGACTTCACCACCGCCTCCGGCACCCTCTTCCAGAACCCGGACGTCCGCTTCCTCAACCTCAACATCGCGCCGCACGACGGCCACAAACTGGCCGGGCTCCCGCTGGTCGCCGACGCCCGGAGCGGCCTGGACCGGCTCACCGAGGCCCTGGCGGCGCACGGCCACCGGGTTGCCGACGCCTACGTCGGCGAGTACACCGAGGACAAGGAGCGCTGGGAGCAGCGCGTGGACGCCTGCTACGAGGCCGGGGAGCCGGACGTCCGGCCCTCCCAGCCGCAGGTGCTCGGCGCCCTCGACGCGATCGTGGACGACTCCGACATCATCGTCAACGCGGCCGGCTCCCTCCCCGGCGACCTGCACAAGCTGTGGCGGGCCCGCTCCCGGGACCAGTACCACCTGGAGTACGGCTACTCCTGCATGGGCTACGAGATCCCGGCCGCCGTCGGCGTGAAACTGGCCGCGCCGGACCGGCCCGTGTGGGCGCTGGTCGGCGACGGCACGTATCTGATGATGCCGACGGAGATCGTGACCGCCGTACAGGAAGGCGTCGCGATCAAGGTGCTGCTGGTGCAGAACCACGGGTACGCCTCCATCGGCGGACTGTCGGAGTCGGTCGGCGGCGAGCGGTTCGGCACGGCGTACCGCTACACCTCGGCGGACGGCACCTTCACCGGTGCCCCGCTGCCCGTCGACCTGGCCGCCAACGCGGCCAGCCTCGGCATGCGCGTCCTGCGCGCCAAGACCGTCGGGGACCTGCGCGCGGCGCTCGCCGAGGCGCGGGCCGCCGACACTCCCACATGTGTCTACGTGGAGACCGAAACGTCCGACACTGTGTCGGGCGCGCCCGAAGCGCAGGCCTGGTGGGATGTTCCTGTGGCCGAGACCGCGACACGGTCGTCCGCGGTCAAGGCCCGTGAGCTGTACGAACGGCACGTCTCGACCCGACGCCGCCATCTGTGA
- a CDS encoding ABC transporter permease, producing MSTLTEHTAGASGYRAGHTLPPRVELVRQLKRRRTLVMGAVLAALPFVLLIAFAVGGDPGSRNGQVTLMDTATASGANFAAVNLFVSAGFLLVIPVALFCGDTVASEASWSSLRYLLAAPVPRARLLASKLLVGLGLSLAAMVLLPVVALAVGTAAYGWGPLQIPTGGALDSGTAAQRLLVVVAYVFVSQLVTAGLAFWLSTKTDAPLGAVGGAVGLTIVGNVLDAVTALGHWRDFLPAHWQFAWADAVQPHPEWSGMIQGTAVSVTYAVVLIALAFRGFARKDIVS from the coding sequence ATGAGCACGCTCACCGAGCACACCGCCGGCGCCTCCGGCTACCGCGCCGGCCACACCCTGCCGCCGCGCGTGGAGCTGGTCCGCCAGCTCAAGCGGCGCCGCACCCTGGTCATGGGCGCCGTCCTCGCCGCCCTGCCCTTCGTGCTGCTGATCGCCTTCGCCGTCGGCGGCGACCCCGGCTCGCGCAACGGCCAGGTCACGCTGATGGACACGGCCACCGCGTCCGGCGCCAACTTCGCCGCCGTGAACCTGTTCGTCTCCGCCGGCTTCCTGCTGGTGATCCCGGTCGCCCTGTTCTGCGGGGACACCGTCGCGTCCGAGGCGAGCTGGTCCTCGCTGCGCTACCTGCTCGCCGCGCCCGTGCCCCGCGCCCGGCTGCTGGCCTCCAAGCTGCTCGTCGGCCTCGGGCTCAGCCTCGCCGCGATGGTCCTGCTCCCCGTGGTGGCCCTCGCCGTCGGTACGGCCGCCTACGGCTGGGGGCCGCTGCAGATCCCCACCGGCGGCGCGCTCGACTCCGGTACGGCGGCCCAGCGGCTGCTCGTCGTGGTGGCGTACGTCTTCGTGTCCCAACTGGTCACCGCCGGCCTCGCGTTCTGGCTGTCCACGAAGACGGACGCCCCGCTCGGCGCGGTCGGCGGCGCGGTCGGCCTGACCATCGTCGGCAACGTCCTGGACGCCGTCACCGCCCTCGGCCACTGGCGCGACTTCCTGCCCGCGCACTGGCAGTTCGCCTGGGCCGACGCCGTCCAGCCGCACCCCGAGTGGTCCGGCATGATCCAGGGCACGGCGGTCTCGGTGACGTACGCCGTGGTGCTGATCGCCCTGGCCTTCCGCGGCTTCGCCCGCAAGGACATCGTCTCCTAG
- a CDS encoding alpha/beta fold hydrolase: MDLRPRLPQGLLNAPRRLLAAAAAAIVLGGAGTWTAAVASDDPPPVHRTDRVMAMDGARIDTSYFTTPTAGRRPAVLLAHGFGGSKNDMRQQAEGLARDGYAVLTWSARGFGRSTGKIGLNDPRHEVADVSRLIDWLAEQPQVRLDKPGDPRVGVAGGSYGGAISLLAAGYDHRVDAIAPAITYWNLADALFPNGVFKKLWAGIFFNNGGGCARFEPALCRMYDRVAESGKPDAAARKLLEERSPSAVADRIKVPTLLLQGQTDSLFTLAQSDAAEKAIHANGAPVDVDWIAGGHDGGDLETGRLRARTAAWFDRYLKGDQSAGTGPAFRITRTGGVDSTDGAAQLRGASADSYPGLSGHPKSIALSGGTQHITNPAGASPPAISALPGLGGSGGLTQLSALGIGVSLDFPGQYARFDSAPLTHGLRITGSPTATVHLTSTAADAVLFGKVYDVGPGGTREVLPSQLVAPLRVTGATSGKDVTVTLPAIDHDVQKGHRLRLVLASTDLGYASPAAPATYTVTLKGDLRVPTAPGVSTAAAPLPAWIWWLPGGGAVLALALLLTGRRRTAAPAPDAGLADVPLRISGLSKRYARTGDRYAVRELSFRVDKGQVLGLLGPNGAGKTTTLRMLMGLITPDDGEIRVFGHAIRPGAPVLSRVGAFVEGAGFLPHLTGRENLELYWKATGRPAEDAHLDEALEIAGLGDALARAVRTYSQGMRQRLALAQAMLGLPDLLILDEPTNGLDPPQIREMREVMIRYAAGGRTVIVSSHLLAEVEQSCTHLVVMDRGRLVQAGPVGEIIGSGDTLLVGTGTPVGDPVVEKVAALPGIASAVRAEDGLLVRLDAGTGAARLVAELVRLDVPVASVGPHRRLEDAFLTLIGGSA; this comes from the coding sequence ATGGATCTTCGCCCGCGCCTGCCGCAAGGCCTGCTGAACGCGCCGCGCAGGCTACTCGCCGCCGCGGCAGCAGCCATCGTGCTCGGCGGCGCCGGCACCTGGACGGCCGCCGTCGCCTCCGACGACCCGCCCCCCGTCCACCGCACCGACCGGGTGATGGCCATGGACGGGGCCCGCATCGACACCTCGTACTTCACCACCCCCACGGCCGGCCGCCGCCCCGCCGTCCTGCTGGCGCACGGCTTCGGCGGCAGCAAGAACGACATGCGGCAGCAGGCCGAGGGCCTGGCCCGCGACGGATACGCGGTGCTGACCTGGTCCGCGCGCGGCTTCGGCAGGTCCACCGGGAAGATCGGCCTCAACGACCCCCGGCACGAGGTCGCCGACGTCTCCCGCCTCATCGACTGGCTGGCCGAGCAGCCCCAGGTCCGCCTCGACAAGCCCGGCGACCCGCGCGTGGGCGTCGCAGGCGGCTCCTACGGCGGCGCGATCTCCCTGCTGGCCGCCGGATACGACCACCGGGTCGACGCCATCGCCCCGGCCATCACCTACTGGAACCTGGCCGACGCCCTCTTCCCGAACGGCGTGTTCAAGAAGCTGTGGGCCGGGATCTTCTTCAACAACGGCGGCGGCTGCGCCCGCTTCGAACCCGCGCTGTGCCGGATGTACGACCGGGTCGCCGAGTCCGGGAAGCCGGACGCCGCCGCCCGGAAACTCCTGGAGGAGCGCTCGCCGTCCGCCGTCGCCGACCGCATCAAGGTGCCCACCCTGCTGCTGCAGGGCCAGACCGACTCCCTGTTCACCCTCGCCCAGTCGGACGCCGCCGAGAAGGCGATCCACGCGAACGGAGCCCCCGTCGACGTCGACTGGATCGCCGGCGGACACGACGGCGGTGACCTGGAGACCGGCCGCCTGCGGGCCCGGACGGCGGCCTGGTTCGACCGCTACCTCAAGGGCGACCAGAGCGCCGGCACCGGCCCCGCCTTCCGCATCACCCGCACCGGAGGCGTCGACTCCACCGACGGCGCCGCCCAGCTGCGCGGCGCGAGCGCCGACAGCTACCCCGGCCTGTCCGGCCACCCGAAGTCCATCGCCCTGTCCGGCGGCACCCAGCACATCACCAACCCGGCCGGCGCCAGCCCGCCCGCCATCTCCGCGCTGCCCGGCCTCGGCGGCTCCGGCGGGCTCACCCAGCTCTCCGCCCTCGGCATCGGCGTCTCCCTGGACTTCCCCGGGCAGTACGCCAGGTTCGACTCCGCACCCCTCACCCACGGCCTGCGGATCACCGGCTCACCGACCGCCACCGTCCACCTCACCTCCACCGCCGCCGACGCCGTCCTCTTCGGCAAGGTCTACGACGTCGGCCCCGGCGGCACCCGGGAGGTCCTGCCCTCGCAGCTCGTCGCGCCCCTGCGGGTCACCGGCGCCACGTCCGGCAAGGACGTCACCGTCACCCTCCCGGCCATCGACCACGACGTGCAGAAGGGCCACCGGCTCCGCCTGGTCCTCGCCTCCACCGACCTCGGCTACGCGTCCCCGGCCGCCCCGGCGACCTACACCGTCACCCTCAAGGGCGACCTGCGCGTCCCCACGGCCCCCGGCGTCAGCACCGCCGCCGCCCCGCTGCCCGCCTGGATCTGGTGGCTGCCCGGCGGCGGCGCCGTCCTCGCACTCGCCCTGCTGCTCACCGGCCGCCGCCGCACGGCGGCACCCGCACCCGACGCCGGCCTCGCCGACGTCCCGCTGCGGATAAGCGGCCTCAGCAAGCGCTACGCCCGCACCGGCGACCGGTACGCGGTGCGCGAGCTGTCCTTCCGCGTGGACAAGGGCCAGGTCCTCGGCCTGCTCGGACCCAACGGCGCCGGCAAGACCACCACCCTGCGCATGCTCATGGGCCTGATCACCCCGGACGACGGCGAGATCCGCGTCTTCGGACACGCGATCCGGCCCGGCGCCCCCGTCCTGTCCCGCGTGGGCGCCTTCGTGGAGGGCGCCGGCTTCCTGCCGCACCTGACCGGCCGGGAGAACCTGGAGCTGTACTGGAAGGCCACCGGCCGCCCGGCCGAGGACGCCCACCTCGACGAGGCCCTGGAGATCGCCGGCCTCGGCGACGCGCTGGCCCGCGCGGTGCGCACCTACTCCCAGGGCATGCGCCAGCGCCTCGCCCTCGCCCAGGCCATGCTGGGCCTGCCCGACCTGCTCATACTGGACGAGCCCACCAACGGCCTCGACCCGCCGCAGATCCGCGAGATGCGCGAGGTGATGATCCGCTACGCGGCCGGCGGCCGTACGGTCATCGTCTCCAGCCACCTCCTCGCCGAGGTCGAACAGTCCTGCACCCACCTCGTGGTGATGGACCGCGGCCGGCTCGTCCAGGCCGGACCCGTCGGGGAGATCATCGGCTCCGGCGACACCCTGCTCGTCGGCACCGGCACCCCCGTCGGCGACCCGGTGGTGGAGAAGGTGGCCGCGCTGCCCGGCATCGCCTCCGCCGTGCGCGCCGAGGACGGGCTCCTCGTCCGCCTCGACGCCGGTACCGGCGCCGCCCGCCTGGTCGCCGAACTCGTCCGGCTCGACGTCCCCGTCGCCTCGGTCGGCCCCCACCGCCGCCTGGAGGACGCCTTCCTCACCCTGATCGGAGGCTCCGCATGA
- the mmsA gene encoding CoA-acylating methylmalonate-semialdehyde dehydrogenase, producing MTKIVNHWIGGKTAEGASGSYGPVTDPATGAVTTKVAFASVEEVDAAVASAKDAYASWSRTSLAKRTEVLFRFRALLDAHRDEIAELITAEHGKVHSDALGEVARGLEIVDLACGINVQLKGELSTEVATRVDVSSIRQPLGVVAGITPFNFPAMVPLWMFPIAIACGNTFVLKPSEKDPSASVKLGELLSEAGLPDGVFNVVQGDKVAVDRLLEHPDVKAVSFVGSTPIARYIHTTASAHGKRVQALGGAKNHMLVLPDADLDAAADAAVSAAYGSAGERCMAISAIVAVGSIGDTLVEKIRERAEKIKIGPGTDPASEMGPLITAAHRDKVASYVKGAADEGCEVVLDGTGYTVEGYEDGHWIGLSLLDRVPITAKAYQDEIFGPVLCVLRVDTYEEGVALMNASPFGNGTAIFTRDGGAARRFQLEIEAGMVGVNVPIPVPVGYHSFGGWKDSLFGDHHIYGNDGTHFYTRGKVVTTRWPDPADAPAGVDLGFPRNH from the coding sequence ATGACGAAGATCGTCAACCACTGGATCGGCGGCAAGACCGCCGAAGGCGCGTCGGGTTCGTACGGGCCGGTCACGGACCCGGCGACCGGCGCGGTCACCACGAAGGTCGCCTTCGCCTCCGTTGAGGAGGTGGACGCGGCGGTCGCCTCCGCCAAGGACGCCTACGCCTCCTGGAGCCGGACCTCGCTGGCCAAGCGCACGGAGGTGCTGTTCCGCTTCCGCGCGCTGCTGGACGCCCACCGTGACGAGATCGCCGAGCTGATCACCGCCGAGCACGGCAAGGTGCACTCCGACGCCCTCGGCGAGGTCGCGCGCGGCCTGGAGATCGTCGACCTCGCCTGCGGCATCAACGTGCAGCTCAAGGGCGAGCTGTCCACGGAGGTCGCCACGCGCGTGGACGTCTCCTCCATCCGGCAGCCGCTCGGTGTCGTCGCCGGCATCACGCCGTTCAACTTCCCGGCGATGGTCCCGCTGTGGATGTTCCCGATCGCCATCGCCTGCGGCAACACCTTCGTGCTGAAGCCGAGCGAGAAGGACCCGTCGGCCTCGGTGAAGCTCGGTGAGCTGCTGAGCGAGGCCGGGCTGCCCGACGGCGTGTTCAACGTCGTCCAGGGCGACAAGGTGGCCGTCGACCGGCTGCTGGAGCACCCGGACGTCAAGGCGGTCTCCTTCGTCGGCTCCACGCCGATCGCCCGCTACATCCACACCACCGCCTCCGCGCACGGCAAGCGGGTGCAGGCGCTCGGCGGTGCCAAGAACCACATGCTGGTCCTGCCCGACGCCGACCTGGACGCGGCGGCCGACGCGGCCGTGAGCGCCGCCTACGGCTCGGCCGGCGAGCGCTGCATGGCGATCTCGGCGATCGTGGCGGTCGGCTCCATCGGCGACACGCTGGTGGAGAAGATCCGCGAGCGCGCCGAGAAGATCAAGATCGGCCCCGGCACCGACCCGGCCTCCGAGATGGGCCCGCTGATCACCGCCGCCCACCGCGACAAGGTCGCCTCCTACGTGAAGGGCGCGGCCGACGAGGGCTGCGAGGTGGTCCTGGACGGCACCGGCTACACGGTTGAGGGCTACGAGGACGGCCACTGGATCGGCCTGTCGCTGCTGGACCGGGTGCCGATCACCGCGAAGGCCTACCAGGACGAGATCTTCGGCCCGGTGCTGTGCGTGCTGCGCGTGGACACGTACGAGGAGGGCGTGGCGCTGATGAACGCCTCGCCGTTCGGCAACGGGACCGCGATCTTCACCCGGGACGGCGGCGCCGCCCGCCGCTTCCAGCTGGAGATCGAGGCCGGCATGGTCGGCGTGAACGTCCCGATCCCGGTGCCGGTGGGCTACCACTCCTTCGGCGGCTGGAAGGACTCCCTCTTCGGCGACCACCACATCTACGGCAACGACGGCACGCACTTCTACACCCGCGGCAAGGTCGTCACCACCCGCTGGCCCGACCCGGCGGACGCCCCGGCGGGCGTCGACCTGGGCTTCCCGCGCAACCACTGA